A single Curtobacterium sp. MCSS17_015 DNA region contains:
- the truB gene encoding tRNA pseudouridine(55) synthase TruB codes for MLVTPPDGILLVDKPQGISSHRVVSIARRRLGLKKIGHAGTLDPMATGLLILGVGPSTRLLTHLVGLGKTYTATVRLGVATDSDDADGDPVSALGAPAGAVSAQAIEAAVAALRGPIDQVPSTVSAIKVDGRRAYDLARKGEAVTLRARRVTVDRFEVRGRADRVVSVDGREVPVADLDVVVSCSSGTYVRALARDVGLALGTGAHLTALRRTVVGPFSVDHAVDLEDESVDVRGALARPVDVARRLFPVVQLDGAEAKDLGDGKRITVDHPDSDGPVAAIATGADRLVGLVAVRRGQLRVITNFPTAAGANA; via the coding sequence GTGCTCGTGACCCCGCCCGACGGCATCCTCCTCGTCGACAAGCCGCAGGGCATCTCGAGTCACCGCGTGGTCTCGATCGCCCGGCGCCGACTCGGCCTCAAGAAGATCGGCCACGCCGGCACCCTCGACCCGATGGCGACGGGGCTGTTGATCCTGGGCGTCGGGCCGTCCACACGACTCCTGACGCACCTCGTCGGGCTCGGCAAGACCTACACGGCGACGGTCCGACTCGGCGTCGCGACCGACTCGGACGACGCCGACGGCGATCCGGTGTCGGCGCTCGGAGCACCCGCCGGAGCGGTCTCCGCCCAGGCGATCGAGGCAGCGGTGGCAGCGCTCCGCGGGCCGATCGACCAGGTCCCGTCGACCGTCAGCGCCATCAAGGTCGACGGGCGTCGCGCGTACGACCTCGCACGCAAGGGCGAAGCCGTCACGCTCCGGGCACGCCGGGTGACCGTCGACCGCTTCGAGGTCCGCGGTCGGGCCGACCGGGTGGTCTCGGTCGACGGTCGGGAGGTCCCCGTGGCCGACCTCGACGTCGTCGTGTCCTGCTCGTCCGGCACCTACGTCCGGGCACTGGCGCGCGACGTCGGCCTCGCCCTGGGGACCGGCGCGCACCTGACGGCCCTCCGCCGGACCGTGGTCGGTCCGTTCTCGGTTGACCACGCCGTCGACCTCGAGGACGAGTCCGTCGACGTCCGAGGCGCCCTCGCGCGACCGGTCGACGTCGCCCGACGCCTGTTCCCGGTCGTCCAACTCGACGGCGCCGAGGCGAAGGACCTCGGCGACGGCAAGCGGATCACCGTCGACCACCCGGACTCGGACGGGCCCGTCGCGGCGATCGCCACCGGTGCTGATCGTCTCGTCGGCCTCGTGGCGGTCCGGCGCGGTCAGCTCCGCGTCATCACGAACTTCCCCACGGCTGCAGGAGCGAACGCATGA
- a CDS encoding A/G-specific adenine glycosylase — protein sequence MLTWFRHEARDLPWRRPGFPAWGTLVSEIMLQQTQVARVVPRLQAWLTRWPTPADLAASPPADAVRAWDRLGYPRRALALHAAATAIAERHGNVVPRDVDDLLALPGVGDYTARAVAVFAYGDRHPVVDVNVRRVLARAVLGQGEPGPAKAKQDLPLMESVLPEDRDDAAATNAAVMELGALVCVARAPACDACPIADRCAWRLAGYPDHDGPRAPRQSRFAGSDRQVRGLIMAELRASDVPVTQDEIALVWPDAEQRDRALASLLRDGLAEGDDAEGYRLPRG from the coding sequence CTGCTCACCTGGTTCCGACACGAGGCGCGCGACCTGCCGTGGCGACGCCCGGGGTTCCCGGCCTGGGGCACGCTGGTCAGCGAGATCATGCTGCAGCAGACGCAGGTCGCGCGGGTCGTGCCCCGACTTCAGGCGTGGCTCACGCGCTGGCCCACCCCGGCGGACCTCGCGGCCTCACCCCCGGCCGACGCGGTGCGGGCCTGGGACCGGCTCGGCTACCCACGTCGTGCCCTCGCGCTGCACGCGGCGGCGACCGCCATCGCCGAGCGACACGGCAACGTCGTGCCGCGCGACGTCGACGACCTCCTGGCCCTTCCCGGGGTCGGGGACTACACCGCACGCGCCGTCGCGGTCTTCGCGTACGGCGACCGGCACCCGGTCGTCGACGTCAACGTCCGCCGCGTGCTCGCGCGGGCCGTGCTCGGGCAGGGCGAGCCCGGACCGGCGAAGGCGAAGCAGGACCTGCCGCTCATGGAGTCCGTGCTCCCCGAGGACCGCGACGACGCCGCGGCCACGAACGCCGCGGTGATGGAGCTCGGGGCGCTCGTGTGCGTCGCCCGGGCCCCGGCGTGCGACGCGTGCCCGATCGCGGACCGCTGCGCCTGGCGCCTGGCGGGGTACCCCGATCACGACGGACCGCGGGCACCGAGACAGTCGCGCTTCGCCGGTAGCGACCGGCAGGTGCGGGGGCTGATCATGGCTGAGCTGCGCGCGAGTGACGTGCCGGTCACGCAGGACGAGATCGCGCTGGTGTGGCCGGACGCCGAGCAGCGCGACCGCGCGCTCGCGTCCCTGCTCCGCGACGGTCTGGCCGAGGGCGACGACGCCGAGGGGTACCGGCTCCCGCGCGGATGA
- the rbfA gene encoding 30S ribosome-binding factor RbfA — MADPQRARKMADRIKEVVARRLDKGLRDPRLGFVTITDVRVTGDLQHASIFYTVYGTDEERADSAAALKAATGMLRSEVGKNITARLTPSLEFIADALPETSAHMEDLLVQAQMRDEQVRAASAGATYAGDANPYKHDEDEDEDEEDDDDAGADPARS; from the coding sequence ATGGCTGACCCGCAGCGCGCCCGCAAGATGGCGGACCGCATCAAGGAAGTCGTCGCTCGTCGGCTCGACAAGGGCCTGCGGGACCCGCGTCTCGGCTTCGTCACGATCACCGACGTCCGCGTGACCGGCGACCTGCAGCACGCGTCGATCTTCTACACCGTCTACGGCACCGACGAGGAGCGAGCGGACTCCGCCGCGGCGCTCAAGGCCGCGACCGGCATGCTCCGCAGCGAGGTCGGGAAGAACATCACAGCCCGGTTGACGCCGTCGCTCGAGTTCATCGCCGATGCCCTGCCCGAGACCTCGGCGCACATGGAGGACCTGCTCGTGCAGGCCCAGATGCGGGACGAGCAGGTGCGGGCGGCGTCGGCTGGTGCCACCTACGCCGGCGACGCCAATCCGTACAAGCACGACGAGGACGAGGACGAGGACGAGGAAGACGACGACGACGCGGGGGCAGACCCCGCGCGGAGCTGA